One Heteronotia binoei isolate CCM8104 ecotype False Entrance Well chromosome 20, APGP_CSIRO_Hbin_v1, whole genome shotgun sequence DNA segment encodes these proteins:
- the DHRS7B gene encoding dehydrogenase/reductase SDR family member 7B gives MDLSSTVVLPLLLGGLGVYGVFRLLQQRRAKAYLKDAVVVITGATSGLGKECAKAFHAAGSKLVLCGRNSERLQDLLQELCASDSHSKNPHKHHTVTFDLSDTKAVVRAAEEILKHMDHVDILINNAGISYRGTIADTVVEVDRKVMETNYFGPVALTKALLPSMIKRRQGHIVAISSVQGKIAIPFRSAYAASKHAIQAFFDCLRAEVEQYGLNVTVVSPGYIQTNLSVNAITGNGSQYGVMDKATSQGQGAMEVAQEVLSAVGKRKKEVLVAGLTPSLAVYLRTLFPRLFFTFMAARARKERKTKES, from the exons ATGGATCTCTCCTCCACGGTCGTCCTCCCACTGCTGCTGGGCGGCTTGGGTGTCTATGGCGTCTTCCGGCTGCTGCAGCAGAGGCGGGCCAAAGCCTACCTCAAAGATGCTGTGGTGGTTATCACTGGTGCCACTTCAGGCCTAGGGAAAG AATGTGCCAAGGCTTTCCACGCTGCCGGGTCGAAACTGGTGCTGTGCGGCAGGAACAGCGAGAGGCTGCAGGACCTGTTGCAGGAGCTCTGTGCCTCAGACAGTCATTCCAAGAAC ccccatAAACATCACACTGTGACCTTTGACCTCTCCGACACCAAAGCTGTGGTCAGAGCTGCAGAGGAGATCTTGAAGCACATGGATCATGTGGACATCTTGATCAACAACGCTGGGATCAGCTATCGAGGCACCATAGCAGACACAGTGGTAGAGGTGGACAGGAAAGTAATGGAAACCAATTACTTTGGCCCTGTTGCTTTGACaaaag CCCTCCTGCCCTCTATGATCAAGAGGAGGCAAGGACACATTGTGGCCATCAGCAGCGTCCAGGGCAAAATTGCTATTCCTTTCCGCTCTGCCT ATGCTGCCTCCAAACATGCCATCCAAGCCTTTTTTGACTGCCTGCGAGCAGAAGTGGAGCAGTACGGTCTAAATGTGACAGTCGTGAGCCCCGGCTACATTCAGACAAACTTGTCAGTGAATGCCATCACGGGCAATGGATCCCAGTATGGAG TGATGGACAAGGCTACCAGCCAAGGCCAGGGAGCCATGGAGGTGGCTCAGGAGGTCCTCAGTGCtgtggggaagaggaagaaggaggtgcTGGTTGCAGGGCTTACACCATCATTGGCCGTGTACCTGCGAACGCTCTTCCCCAGGCTCTTCTTCACCTTCATGGCAGCCAGAGCCCGGAAAGAGAGGAAAACCAAGGAGTCGTAG